The region ACGACAAAGCCCTTTTTCACCAGATTCAGAATAGGCAGCAGATAGACAGGCAGCCGAAAGCCCTCATTGGAATGACCGCTGCAATAGATCACCGCCGGATGCTTGCCTTTCTTTTCCGGAAGAAAGAGACAGGCGGTCACGTAAAAATCAGGTTGCGATTGAAAGAGGATTTTTTCGATTGTGTAGCCATCCTGTTTCAACCGGCCGGTGACCTTTGGTTTCAACGGGGTTTTGGTCGGCAAAGGTCCAACGGCGTGATTCAATTTAGCGCGAATCTCCTTGCAGTAGGCTTGCCAGGCCGCGTCATCCTGGATGTTGCGGACCCGTTCCTGTCGAAGGTCCAGATCATGGAAAGCCTCGCGGCACAGCTCATGGTAGAGGGCATTGTTTGCATCCGTATACGCCAACCAATTATGCAAAATCGAATCGTCGCTGGGACCGCTGAATGCCAAAGCGGCTGAAAAAAGAAAAAGACCGAGCAGGCGTCGCATAGTGCCTCTCCTCATAAATGCATCTGACAATAAAGCAGCTGGAACAACTGCTGTGGAGCCGGGTCGGTCGCCAGATCCAGTTTCACACAGGTCATATTGGTCACCCCGGCCTGGTTGATCTTTTCCTGCAGGACGGAGAGCATGCCGGAAGAACTGTCCGCCATCACCAGATGACCGAGAAACGGCTGCAGTAAAAAGCCGACCAGGCCGGTCCCGCAGCCGTACTCCATGGCAGTCCATTTCGAATCCAGGGGGACATGGTTTCGAATGGCACATGCAGCGTCCTGTGCCCTGATCAACCGTTCCGGGTTTTCGTCCCATCGAGCGGCGCGCTCATCAAAAGTGTTCATTCTTTTTCTTTCCTTTTGAACATTACACGTTGGGATTTTCGATGACCATGGAGGTACGCCTATCACGCTGGTTGATTT is a window of bacterium DNA encoding:
- a CDS encoding xylan esterase; this translates as MRRLLGLFLFSAALAFSGPSDDSILHNWLAYTDANNALYHELCREAFHDLDLRQERVRNIQDDAAWQAYCKEIRAKLNHAVGPLPTKTPLKPKVTGRLKQDGYTIEKILFQSQPDFYVTACLFLPEKKGKHPAVIYCSGHSNEGFRLPVYLLPILNLVKKGFVV
- a CDS encoding class I SAM-dependent methyltransferase encodes the protein MNTFDERAARWDENPERLIRAQDAACAIRNHVPLDSKWTAMEYGCGTGLVGFLLQPFLGHLVMADSSSGMLSVLQEKINQAGVTNMTCVKLDLATDPAPQQLFQLLYCQMHL